TACTCGCTGGAAGCGGGCCGTTGCTCTATTTGTTTGCCTGGCAATTGATAAGGTCGGGCAGTTCCGTGGCAGCGATTCTGGACACCACTCCACGAAATAATCGTCTTCCTGCACTTCGCCATTTGTTTTCAGCGTTGCGTGCCCCAGGATATTTACTCAAAGGGCTAGGTCTATTAAGGGCTATTGCCGCAAGTTCTATCCCGCATATCCGTCAGGTCGAAACGCTGGAAGCGCGGGGCGATGGCGCAGTAGATAGCGTTCGCTACTCCGTAGGTGGGTCCTTCACGGATATTGGCTCTGACCTACTGCTGGTCCATCAGGGGGTCATTCCAAATGTTCAGTTGTCCCGCTCTCTGGGTTGTGAGCACTGTTGGGACGAGGTGCAATTATGTTGGCGTCCTGATGCTGATGTTTGGGGTGAAACATCACTGGCGGGAGTTTTCATCGCGGGTGACGGTGCAGGGATTGATGGCGCGAAGGCAGCAGAGCTTTCCGGCGCACTGACAGCACTACGGATCAGTCAACAACTTGGATGTTTGACAGAGAACGTCCGAGATACAAAAGCGCTCAAGCTACAACGTCAGTTAAATCGCCATCAAGCTGTACGGCCATTTCTAGACACGTTGTATCGCCCCGCAGACATTTTTCGTCGTCCCGCAGACCAGACTATTGTTTGCCGGTGCGAAGAAGTCAGTGCGGGTGATATCCGGGCGATGAGCCGACTCGGTTGCAGTGGGCCTAATCAAACGAAATCATTTTCGCGTTGCGGCATGGGCCCATGTCAGGGGCGCATGTGCGGCCTAGTT
This genomic window from Pseudomonas sp. G.S.17 contains:
- a CDS encoding FAD/NAD(P)-binding oxidoreductase; the encoded protein is MSMIHVDLLIIGAGPAGMACALQAKEAGLDVLLMDENPLPGGQIYRSVSQSPLADPILLGKDYTAGAALVERFLASSVTYWPGTLAWQITQDRQVSFTRNGPSGGSGQIQARALVIANGAQERPSPFPGWTLPGVMGIGAAQTLLKSAALLPSKRVVLAGSGPLLYLFAWQLIRSGSSVAAILDTTPRNNRLPALRHLFSALRAPGYLLKGLGLLRAIAASSIPHIRQVETLEARGDGAVDSVRYSVGGSFTDIGSDLLLVHQGVIPNVQLSRSLGCEHCWDEVQLCWRPDADVWGETSLAGVFIAGDGAGIDGAKAAELSGALTALRISQQLGCLTENVRDTKALKLQRQLNRHQAVRPFLDTLYRPADIFRRPADQTIVCRCEEVSAGDIRAMSRLGCSGPNQTKSFSRCGMGPCQGRMCGLVVAELLAECTKATMQKVGYYRIRPPIKPVQLVDLANAYVPDVNAVPLKEFAPK